The Halobacterium hubeiense genome contains the following window.
CGGCGACCGCGTCCTCGGCGTGTACGTGGACACGACGGGCGTCGAGACGGACAGCTACGAGGCGTCGATTACGGTCCACGCCAGCGACGAACCGCCCGAGGGAACGGCGCCCGGCGACGAACCCGCGGAGCCCAGCGAGTACGTCGACTCGCTGGTCTTCGACTCGACGGCGAGCCTGCTCGCCGAGGACGGGTTCCTCGACGAGAGCAGCGTCGTCGTCACCGCGATGGACACCGCGACGTCCACGGACGCAGACGGGAACGGCGACGCCACCGCGTACCCGGACGGCGAGGACCTCCCGCTGGTTGCCGCCGACGGCCCCGTGGTCGCGTTCGGGTTCCCGTTCGCGCAGAACGACGTGTCGTTCGGCCAGTACGGCAACGAGGAAGTCCTCCTGAACGTCCTCGACGAGTACGCCGGCTCCGGCACCGTGCTGTGGGACGAGAGCCACGGCCAGTTCTACGACCTCGCGAGCCACTCCTCGTTCGCGGGGTACGCCGAGGAGAACGGCTACGAGGTGACCGCCGCGTCGTCGCTGCCCGGCAACCTCGCGGACGCCAGCGCCGTCGTCGTCACGACGCCCGCCGACGCGTTCACCGAGAACGAACTGAGCGTCCTGTCGATGTTCGCCAGCGACGGCGGCCTCGTCGTCCTGATGGACCAGTCCGACTTCAGCGACTACGACCAGACTGCGAACCTCAACGAAGTCGCGGACGCCCTCGACACCTCGATTCGGTTCAACGACAACCAGGTCGTGGACGCGCAGAACAACGCGGGCAGCGACTTCGTTCCGGTGACGTCGTCGTTCAACACCGACGACTACGGCTCGCTGCTCGCCGCCCGGGAGGACCTCGGCCCCGAACTGGACGCTAGCGAGGAATACGAGGTCGACGTCGTGAACGTGACCGACGGCGACACCGTCGAGGTGCAGTTCGACGACGGGACCCAGAAGACGGTGCGGACGGTCGGCCACGACACCCCGGAGACGAGCGCCGAGAACGAACGCCCGCAGGAGTGGGAGGGCATCGACGACCCGGAGACGCTCCTGAAGTGGGGCGACGAGGCGACCAGCTACGCGGAGGACGCGCTCGACGGGAAGACCGTGACGCTGTCCTTTGACGAGGGCGAGGGCCTGCGCGGGAACTACGGTCGGCTGCTGGGCTTGCTCGAAGTGGACGGCAGCCTCTACAACGAGCAGGTCGTCGCGGACGGCTACGCCCGCGTCTACGACTCCGGGCTCGGGCGCCACGACGAGTTCTGGAGCGCGGAGGCGGACGCGCGCGCCGCGGGCCGCGGGCTCTGGGCGGACAGCGATGTCGAGGCGACGCCGGTGGTCGGTGACGACCCCGTATCGGAGCTGTTCGTGCCGTACGCGACGAGCGTCACCGCCACCGGCGGGCTCGCCGACGAGCGCGTTCCGGTCGCGTCAGAGGGCGGGGAGCCGCTGGTCGCGGTGGACGAGGACGCGAACGTCGCGATGCTCGGCGGCCCGCTCCCCGACGAGTCCTTCGAGAGCGCGGAGGGCGGCCCCGGCGTCGGCGACTACGGGAACTACGTGTTCCTGACGAACCTCGTGGACGCCGTCGCCGCCAGCGACCGGAGCGGCGACGTGCTCGTGGACGGCGGCCACGGGCAGTTCGGCGCCGACTACGCGCTCGCCGCCGAAGACGCCGCCTACTACCAGCGCTACCTGGAGGGGCACAGCATCGGCTTGGAGGGAACCAACGACTACGGCGACGAGTACGGCCCGGACCTCGCGGACGCCCGCGCGCTCGTCGTCACCGCGCCAAGCGAGCCGTTCACCGACGACGAGATTGCGGCGGTCGCGTCGTTCGCCGAGAGCGGCGGCGCCGTCGTGCTCGCGAGCGCGAGCGGCGACGCGGCCGCGGACGCCCGCGGGCACCTCGACGACCTCGCCGCCGAACTCGGCACCGACCTCAGGACCGGAACGGTGGTCACGGACGCGTCGAACAACGTCGGGAGCGCCGACAACCCCGCGACGACGAACTTCGACGAGTCCGCCTTCCTCTTCGAGGCGTACGGTAGCGGGGACGGCGGCGACAGCGGTACGGTAGCGAGCGTCGTCGACACGTACAGCTACTGACCCGGCCTGCGGCGGTCTCGCCGGCCGGACTAACGTAACCAGTATCGGTTTCTTTCTCTCGCACTCGAAACCGCTCGCGTCTGCCCTGTGAGGAGTATTTCGGTGCGTTTCCGGCGCTCACAGACTATTTTGCCCTCGTCGGAAGGTAACGACTAGACGGTACGAACGAACAACACTTTTGCCGGTGGAGGCCACCGGTGTATCTGTGCCAATACAACGACGGCAGTTCCTCGCTGCGCTGGGGACGGGCGCCACCGCAGCACTCGCCGGCTGTTCGAGCGTGCTCGGCAGTAGTAGCGGTGACGCTGGGGTGTCCGGCGAGACGCTCACGCTCACCACGACGACGAGTACCTACGACACCGGCCTGCTGGACGCGTTGAACGAGCCCTTCCAGGAGATGTACGGCGTCACCGTCGATTCGGTCGCGCAGGGGACGGGCGCGGCGCTGGAGACCGCGCGCAACGGCAACTCCGACGTCATCATGGTCCACGCGCGCTCGCTCGAAGACGAGTTCATGCGCAACGGCCACGGCGTCAACCGCCGCGACCTGATGTTTAACGACTTCGTCATCGTCGGCCCCGCGGACGACCCCGCCGGCATCGAGGGGATGGAGTCGGCGACCGAGGCGTTCGCCACCATCGCCGACGCCGGCGCGCGGTTCGTCTCCCGCGGGGACAACTCCGGGACGCACACCAAGGAACTCGCCGTCTGGGAGGCGGCGGGCGTCGAACCCGGCGGCGACTGGTACCAGGAGACCGGACAGGGGATGGGCGCGGTGCTCAACATCGCCAACGAGCAGGACGGGTACACGCTCGCGGACCGCGGCACCTACCTCTCCCAGCAGTCCGAAATCGGCCTCGCGATTCTCGTGCAGGGCCCCATCGAGGGCGGCCCGGAGCGGCTCTCGAACCCCTACGGCATCCTCGCCGCCAACCCCGCGCGCCACGAGGACGCCAACTACGACCTCGCGATGGCGTACATCGGCTACGTCACCAGCCCGCAGGGCCAGCGGGTCATCGCCGACTACACCGCCGACGGCCAGCAGCTGTTCTACCCGCGTGCGCTCTCGGAGGACCCGGACTTCCAGCAGTACGTCCCCGAGGGCTGGAGCTCCGACGAGTCGAACGAGTGAAGATGGTCGCAGCACAGGCTGGAGTCGTGCCGCTCGCTGACGCGCTCTCGATGCTCGCGCACGCGGCCTCCGGGCCGCTGCTCGTGGAGTTCCCCTTCCAGTCGCAGTACGTCAGCAGCATCATCGTCGTCTCCCTGTACGTCAGCGTCACCGCGGTCGCGCTCAGCACGCTGTTCAGCGTCCCGCTGGCGCTGCTCGTCGGGTTCTCGGAGTTCCGCGGCCGGCGGCTGCTCACCTCCATCATCAACACGGGGATGGGGTTCCCGAGCGTCGTCGTCGGGCTGCTCGTGCTCATCGCGGTGTCCAATCAGGGGCCGCTTGGCCGCTTCGACCTCGTGTTCACGCGGAAGGCGATGATAATCTCGCAGTTCGTGCTCGCGACGCCGCCGATTACGGGCATCAGCCTCGCCGCGGTGACGAGCGTCGAGAGCCGTATCAACGACGCCGCGTTCGCGCTCGGCGGCACGCGGCTGGACGTCGCGCTCGCCGTCGTCAAGGAAGCGCGGTACGGCATCGCGACCGCCGTGCTGGCGGGGTTCGGGCGCGCCATCAGCGAGGTCGGGTCCGTGCTCATCGTCGGCGGGAACATCGCGGGCGTGGACGGCGTCTCGAAGACCCGGACGCTGACGACCGCCATCCGGCAGGAGGCCCGACAGGGCCGCTACGAGCTCGCGCTCGTGCTCGGCGCGGTGCTGGTCGCGCTCGTGCTCGTCGTCAACGCCGTCGTCATCCGACTCGGCGACGGCGGCGTCGGCGGAGGTGGACTGCGGTGAGCCTCGACGCGCGCGGCGTCACGCACGCCTACGAGGACGCCGACGACCCCGTCTTCCGGGACGTCTCGCTGACCGTCGCCCCCGGCGAGGTCGTCGCCGTCATCGGTCCCTCGGGCGTCGGGAAGACGACGCTGCTGCGACTACTGGGGCTGTTCACGCCGCCCGACGAGGGCACCGTCGCCGTCGGCGGCACCGACGCGTGGTCGCTGGCCAGCGACGAACGGCTCGCCCTCCGGCGCCGCGTCGGCGTCGTCTTCCAGGAGGCGAGTCTCTTCGACACGTCGGTCGCGCGCAACGTCGAGTACGGCCTGCGCGTCCGGCGGTCGTGGCGCGAGCGCGTCCGCGACGAACTCCGCGCGCTCGTCGGGGACGACGAGCCGCCGGCCGCAGTCAGGGACGCGCTGGACGTCGTCGGGCTCGGCGACTACGTGGACACGCCCGCGGACTCTTTGTCCGGCGGGGAAGCCCAGCGCGTCGCGTTCGCTCGCGCGCTCGCGTACGACCCCGACTTCCTGCTGCTCGACGAGCCGACCTCGGACCTCGACCCGCGGAACACGGCGGTCATCGAGGACGCGACGACCGCGGCCGCGGAGCGCGACATCGGCGTCGTCGTCGCGACCCACGACATGAACCAGGCCCGACGCGTCGCCGACCGCGTCGCCGTCCTCTTAGACGACAGCATTATCGAGGCCGGCCCGGCGGACCGCGTCTTCGAGACCCCCCGCGACGAGCGCGCGCGGCAGTTCATCGACGGCGAGCTCGTCTACTGAGCGACCGCCCAGAACCGCGCGCTCCGTGGGACCTCCCAGAGAATGTCGGGCAGGTCGCTGCCCTCGCGGTCGCTTTCTGTGACGGTCTGGTGGCGGTGCTCGAAGACGCGGCGGACGTCGAAGCCCGCGTCCACGAGCGCGTTGTGGACCTCGCCGACGCGCCGGTCGAAGACGACCATCTCCGACTCGTACTCCTCGTCGATGGTGATTTCGCGGGGGCCGTCCCCGAAGTAGCTCCCCTCGAAGGTCGCGGATTCGGCGTCCAGCCCCTCGTAGAGCGGGTGGGGGACGCTCAGCACGAAGACGCCGCCGTCCCGGAGGACACGGCGCGCTTCCGCGAGCGCGCCGTCGAGGTCCGCGACCATCTGGAACGCCGCCTCCGAGGACGCCAGCTCGAAGCTGTCGTCGGCGAACGGCACCGCGGTCACGTCCCCCTGCACGAACTGCGCGTCGACGCCGTAGAAGTCCCGCAGGCGTCGCGCGTGCGCCAGCTGTTCGCCGGAGAAGTCCACGCCGACGGCGGTGGCGGCGCCGAGGTCGGCGGTGCCGACCGTTCCCTGCCCGCCGCCGCAGCCGAGTTCCACGTAGTCCCGCCCCGCGACGCCGTCGAAGAACTCCGGGAGCCCGCCGGGCGCGTCCGACGCGAACGGCGACGGCGCGGGCGGCGCCGCCCCCTCCGCGGTGTTCGCGTTCCAGATGGCTTGGAAGCCGTCGCTCCACTCGTTCCACAGCCGCCGGTTCTCCCGTCGGTGGTCGGTCATTGGCGACGCTGGCGCG
Protein-coding sequences here:
- a CDS encoding substrate-binding domain-containing protein → MPIQRRQFLAALGTGATAALAGCSSVLGSSSGDAGVSGETLTLTTTTSTYDTGLLDALNEPFQEMYGVTVDSVAQGTGAALETARNGNSDVIMVHARSLEDEFMRNGHGVNRRDLMFNDFVIVGPADDPAGIEGMESATEAFATIADAGARFVSRGDNSGTHTKELAVWEAAGVEPGGDWYQETGQGMGAVLNIANEQDGYTLADRGTYLSQQSEIGLAILVQGPIEGGPERLSNPYGILAANPARHEDANYDLAMAYIGYVTSPQGQRVIADYTADGQQLFYPRALSEDPDFQQYVPEGWSSDESNE
- a CDS encoding class I SAM-dependent methyltransferase; translated protein: MTDHRRENRRLWNEWSDGFQAIWNANTAEGAAPPAPSPFASDAPGGLPEFFDGVAGRDYVELGCGGGQGTVGTADLGAATAVGVDFSGEQLAHARRLRDFYGVDAQFVQGDVTAVPFADDSFELASSEAAFQMVADLDGALAEARRVLRDGGVFVLSVPHPLYEGLDAESATFEGSYFGDGPREITIDEEYESEMVVFDRRVGEVHNALVDAGFDVRRVFEHRHQTVTESDREGSDLPDILWEVPRSARFWAVAQ
- a CDS encoding ABC transporter permease is translated as MLAHAASGPLLVEFPFQSQYVSSIIVVSLYVSVTAVALSTLFSVPLALLVGFSEFRGRRLLTSIINTGMGFPSVVVGLLVLIAVSNQGPLGRFDLVFTRKAMIISQFVLATPPITGISLAAVTSVESRINDAAFALGGTRLDVALAVVKEARYGIATAVLAGFGRAISEVGSVLIVGGNIAGVDGVSKTRTLTTAIRQEARQGRYELALVLGAVLVALVLVVNAVVIRLGDGGVGGGGLR
- a CDS encoding thermonuclease family protein, whose amino-acid sequence is MKRRNVLFGIGATISAGAAVGTGAFSNVSSQRQLTVTVAGDAAGLLSLRPYSGPNGEYADDSGDKLALSLGDDSAGLTRGSQYEFDATLRVGNQGTQPVYVWTEVDSETFADDALYLYQSDAATQFDASNPAEVGVGGDRVLGVYVDTTGVETDSYEASITVHASDEPPEGTAPGDEPAEPSEYVDSLVFDSTASLLAEDGFLDESSVVVTAMDTATSTDADGNGDATAYPDGEDLPLVAADGPVVAFGFPFAQNDVSFGQYGNEEVLLNVLDEYAGSGTVLWDESHGQFYDLASHSSFAGYAEENGYEVTAASSLPGNLADASAVVVTTPADAFTENELSVLSMFASDGGLVVLMDQSDFSDYDQTANLNEVADALDTSIRFNDNQVVDAQNNAGSDFVPVTSSFNTDDYGSLLAAREDLGPELDASEEYEVDVVNVTDGDTVEVQFDDGTQKTVRTVGHDTPETSAENERPQEWEGIDDPETLLKWGDEATSYAEDALDGKTVTLSFDEGEGLRGNYGRLLGLLEVDGSLYNEQVVADGYARVYDSGLGRHDEFWSAEADARAAGRGLWADSDVEATPVVGDDPVSELFVPYATSVTATGGLADERVPVASEGGEPLVAVDEDANVAMLGGPLPDESFESAEGGPGVGDYGNYVFLTNLVDAVAASDRSGDVLVDGGHGQFGADYALAAEDAAYYQRYLEGHSIGLEGTNDYGDEYGPDLADARALVVTAPSEPFTDDEIAAVASFAESGGAVVLASASGDAAADARGHLDDLAAELGTDLRTGTVVTDASNNVGSADNPATTNFDESAFLFEAYGSGDGGDSGTVASVVDTYSY
- a CDS encoding amino acid ABC transporter ATP-binding protein, with the protein product MSLDARGVTHAYEDADDPVFRDVSLTVAPGEVVAVIGPSGVGKTTLLRLLGLFTPPDEGTVAVGGTDAWSLASDERLALRRRVGVVFQEASLFDTSVARNVEYGLRVRRSWRERVRDELRALVGDDEPPAAVRDALDVVGLGDYVDTPADSLSGGEAQRVAFARALAYDPDFLLLDEPTSDLDPRNTAVIEDATTAAAERDIGVVVATHDMNQARRVADRVAVLLDDSIIEAGPADRVFETPRDERARQFIDGELVY